A single genomic interval of Armigeres subalbatus isolate Guangzhou_Male chromosome 1, GZ_Asu_2, whole genome shotgun sequence harbors:
- the LOC134205478 gene encoding cystathionine gamma-lyase yields the protein MSSEKITNGIERAEDGFRAQPKGFATKAIHVGQDAEQWKSRAVVPPISMSTTFKQFGPAKHSGYEYGRSGNPTRDVLERCLASLDNGKYGLTFSSGLGVTTTVITMLKAGDHIVAGDDLYGGTNRLLRQVAMKMNIEVDFVDCTNLAKIEAAIKPNTKLFWIESPTNPLLKVIDIEAVCKVAHKHPGVVVVVDNTFLSAYLQRPLELGADVVMYSLTKYMNGHSDVIMGAAVMNDEALYEKLKFLQNAAGIVPSPFDCYLVNRSLKTLAIRMERHKSNSLAIAKYLETNPKVERVLHPGLLSHPQHELAKRQCYGHSGIMSFYLKGGLNESTVFLQSLEVFTLAESLGGYESLAEVPSVMTHASVPAEQRAELGITDNLIRISVGLEDADDLIVDLKQALEKV from the exons ATGTCGAGCGAAAAAATCACCAATGGAATCGAAAG AGCCGAAGATGGTTTCCGTGCGCAACCAAAGGGTTTCGCTACCAAAGCGATACACGTGGGCCAAGATGCGGAGCAGTGGAAGAGTCGTGCCGTCGTGCCACCAATCAGCATGAGTACGACATTCAAACAATTTGGACCGGCTAAACATTCG GGATACGAATATGGTCGAAGCGGCAATCCAACGCGCGATGTGCTAGAGAGATGCCTTGCCTCACTGGACAACGGCAAATATGGTTTGACGTTTTCCTCCGGTTTGGGAGTGACGACCACCGTGATCACGATGCTGAAAGCGGGGGATCACATCGTAGCCGGAGATGATCTGTACGGTGGAACCAACCGTCTGTTGCGACAAGTTGCCATGAAAATGAACATTGAAGTCGATTTTGTTGACTGTACCAATCTGGCAAAGATTGAGGCAGCTATTAAGCCAAACACTAAGCTTTTCTGGATTGAGTCGCCAACAAATCCCCTTCTAAAAGTTATCGATATTGAAGCGGTCTGCAAAGTAGCACACAAACACCCAGGG GTTGTGGTTGTGGTGGACAACACATTCCTGTCGGCATATTTACAGAGACCACTTGAATTGGGCGCAGACGTTGTCATGTACTCCTTGACTAAATATATGAATGGCCACTCCGATGTCATTATGGGAGCTGCAGTCATGAATGACGAAGCCCTATATGAGAAGctcaaatttcttcagaacg CTGCCGGCATCGTTCCATCGCCATTCGATTGCTACTTAGTGAACCGCAGCTTGAAGACGCTAGCCATTCGCATGGAAAGGCACAAATCCAACTCCCTGGCCATCGCAAAATACCTAGAAACCAATCCTAAAGTGGAACGTGTGTTGCACCCCGGTCTACTATCTCACCCCCAGCATGAACTTGCAAAGAGACAATGCTACGGACACAGTGGCATTATGTCGTTCTATTTGAAAGGTGGTCTGAATGAATCGACGGTGTTCCTGCAATCGTTGGAAGTGTTCACACTGGCGGAAAGTCTCGGAGGGTACGAAAGTCTCGCCGAAGTGCCTTCAGTCATGACGCATGCATCCGTACCGGCAGAGCAGCGCGCAGAATTGGGCATTACGGATAACTTGATCAGAATTTCAGTTGGTTTGGAAGACGCAGACGATCTGATCGTGGATCTGAAACAAGCCCTCGAGAAAgtttaa